The Deltaproteobacteria bacterium nucleotide sequence GGCCGTGCAGGGTATCGGGGTGACCTATGCCACCAGTCCCATGGGGGCCGATCACACGGCCGGTTATGCCGTGGCCACTAATATCCTCAATGTGGGCGGTAAAGTAGATCCCCTCAAACCCGAAGGGCAGATCGAACTTTCCCGGAATCTACAGATCGCCACAGCGGCCGTGGATGCTACGGGCATGTGCCTCTTCATAGCCTTTGCCGTCCTGGATCAGCCGGAGACCTTCCAGGCCCTGATCGATATGATCAACGCCTTTTACGGATTGAATCTGACGGCCGATGATGTAACCGCCCTGGGGAAATCGATCCTCAAGAACGAGAGAGACTTCAACCTGAAGGCCGGCTTTACCCCTCAACAGGACCGGCTGCCCGATTTCTTCAAAAAAGAAGTGCTGACTCCTCATAATGTCACCTTCCAGGTCAAAGACGAAGAACTGGATCAGGTTTTTAACTGGTAAACCGGAGATAGGAATTAAGGATTGAGGAATTTCAAAATTCCTCAATCCTTTTGGATTGCGGAATGGAGGATGGGAAAGGGGAGGGGCGGGTGAAAAACTGTGACGAGTGACGGGTGACGGGTGACGAGAAAAATCGAAACAAGGGGCGAGTGGACGTCCTAATTCAAGAGAATCAACCGGATCTCGAACAATTTCGGCCAAAGTTTTCCAGTGACGAAGAGCCGGTCTTTCTGAACATCATAGGCGATGCCGTTTAAAACATCCACTCCCGGCCTGCGATCTTTTTCAGGCAATATTCCGCTCAGGTCAATCCACCCGGTTACCTGCCCGGATTCAGGTGCAATACGTACGATGCGATCGGTCCCGTAAACATTGGCGTAAATCTCCCCTTTGATATATTCCAGTTCATTGAGAAAGCCTATGGGAATGCCCTCATCGCGGGCCTGGATGCGTCGGACTTCCTTGAAGGTCTGAGGGTCCAGAAAATATAAGAAGGCCGTCCCGTCACTCATAATCAAGTGTTGGCCATCCTGGGTAAGGCCCCAGCCTTCCGTGGGGTAATAGAATTTTTTCAGTAATCGAAGGGTCTGCCGGTCATAGACCAGGCCGATTTTTGATTGCCAGGTCAGTTGAATGATTTTATCTTCCCAGAGGGTCACCCCTTCGCCAAATAAACGATCGGGCAATTTAACCAGACCCACAACTTTCCCGGTTTCCAGTTCCACTTTGCGCCAAGAGGACTTTCCTATAAGCCCCGTCCCCTCATAAAGAAATCCCTGATCAT carries:
- a CDS encoding aldehyde ferredoxin oxidoreductase; this encodes KEVGQGTSLGRILGSGAAVTGKVFGVERVPVVKGQAMPAYDPRAVQGIGVTYATSPMGADHTAGYAVATNILNVGGKVDPLKPEGQIELSRNLQIATAAVDATGMCLFIAFAVLDQPETFQALIDMINAFYGLNLTADDVTALGKSILKNERDFNLKAGFTPQQDRLPDFFKKEVLTPHNVTFQVKDEELDQVFNW
- a CDS encoding glutaminyl-peptide cyclotransferase — its product is MKHKVKSSKVKTSFFCLLLLGGIFLFLFAVDQKANGLGNKTPVYSYQVVRVFPHDPKAFTQGLVYDQGFLYEGTGLIGKSSWRKVELETGKVVGLVKLPDRLFGEGVTLWEDKIIQLTWQSKIGLVYDRQTLRLLKKFYYPTEGWGLTQDGQHLIMSDGTAFLYFLDPQTFKEVRRIQARDEGIPIGFLNELEYIKGEIYANVYGTDRIVRIAPESGQVTGWIDLSGILPEKDRRPGVDVLNGIAYDVQKDRLFVTGKLWPKLFEIRLILLN